In the Maribacter sp. MJ134 genome, one interval contains:
- a CDS encoding 2TM domain-containing protein: MENSNEYKYRRAKERVGAIKSFYNNLLAYCIVIPFLAWVNYNTTGFPWVIFPALGWGIGLVGHWANAYGYNPILGKNWEERKIKELMNSNDF, encoded by the coding sequence AATTCAAACGAGTATAAGTATAGAAGGGCTAAAGAAAGAGTAGGAGCTATAAAATCTTTTTATAATAATCTTTTGGCATACTGCATTGTAATCCCATTTTTGGCTTGGGTCAATTATAATACCACAGGCTTTCCTTGGGTAATATTTCCGGCACTCGGATGGGGAATAGGATTAGTTGGTCATTGGGCCAATGCCTATGGGTACAATCCCATTTTAGGGAAGAACTGGGAAGAGCGTAAAATTAAGGAGTTAATGAACAGTAACGATTTTTAG